Within the Petrotoga mexicana DSM 14811 genome, the region AAGAACGAGGTCCTCCCGTTGAACTTGCTATCAACACAACTTTTTCTCCCAATATATTTACTCTTGCACTTTTCTTTATCTTCTTGCTTCCAACAAAATGGATACTTTTCAATTTTTCGATAGAGACATTCATACTTTCTCTTATCTTTATCAGCAATTCATCTTGAACGTCTCTTATAGTCCAAGAGGTACTTCCAGCCGGTTTTTGAATGAAATCAAAAGCTCCCTTTTCTAAACATTCTATTGTAATAGAGGCTTCTTTTGAAGTCAAACTGCTTACCATAATAACTCTTGTTGGAGATTTTAACATTATCTCACTTAAAGCATCGAGCCCGTTTTTTTTAGGCATTTCAACATCTAAAGTAATCACGTCTGGATTTAAAGACAAAGCTTTTTCTACCGCTTCAATTCCATCTTTGGCTAATCCAACTACTTTCATGTCAGGTTCCTTGTCTATAATATCTTTTAGGACCATTCGCATGAAGGCTGAGTCATCAACTATTAAGACCCTTATTTGATCCAAGTATCTTCCTCCTCATTATTTTTCTGTTTTTTTATATATAAAGCCACATAAATTCAAAAAAAGCAAAAAAACTATTGCTAAAATTATACCATATTTAGGGTTCAGATTGAAAAAAGCATGACCGAAGATAATTATTCCAATTGCAACTGCGAAGATAGAAGTTATAAAAACCGATGCAGCAGAAACATCCTTAATTATCTTTACTGAAGAGCTATAAAAAGGATGAAGAAAATCCAACAGTTTCTCTGCTACGGTATTCACTGTTTCCATAATCAACACTAGCATAACTGTGAATATTAAAAGTATAAACTCAACTTCAGTTAAGTTGGCAAAAATAGCAACAATTAATACTATTAGTCCTATTAAACTTTGTATTCTAAAATTTCTTTGAGATTTATAAATTTCGATGAGCCCTTTCAAAGCATAAGAAAAACTACTTTTTAGACTCCTGTTTTCATTATTTCTATTCATAACCTTTCCCTAATTTTTTATACATTTTAGTTGACTCTAACGGATACCTTTTTTTGCATAAATCATAGCCAATTTTGATGGCTTTTTCATCAATTTCTATGTAATTTTTTGATACGTTCGATTTGACTTCTTCTATAAGACTTTCCAAACTTATTATCTGAGTT harbors:
- a CDS encoding diacylglycerol kinase family protein produces the protein MNRNNENRSLKSSFSYALKGLIEIYKSQRNFRIQSLIGLIVLIVAIFANLTEVEFILLIFTVMLVLIMETVNTVAEKLLDFLHPFYSSSVKIIKDVSAASVFITSIFAVAIGIIIFGHAFFNLNPKYGIILAIVFLLFLNLCGFIYKKTEK